Proteins from a genomic interval of Clostridium scatologenes:
- the lipB gene encoding lipoyl(octanoyl) transferase LipB, giving the protein MYKLIMPEGNISYDEGLKMQEKAYKLVADGECDGVIFILEHKPVFTVGANGGLENLLVTFEELKNKKIDIVKTNRGGNITFHGPGQIVVYPILNISGYHKDVHWYVSLLENVVINILSEYNIRGYKKPEYRGVWVDEKKISAVGVHLKKWISTHGLSLNVNVDKSYFSMINPCGITEFGVASMEDYQDNVKIDDVKYKLIENFQKLLKINLINESL; this is encoded by the coding sequence TTGTATAAATTAATAATGCCAGAAGGGAATATAAGCTATGATGAAGGTTTGAAAATGCAGGAAAAAGCATATAAATTAGTTGCTGATGGTGAATGTGATGGAGTTATTTTCATTTTGGAGCACAAACCAGTATTTACAGTTGGTGCAAATGGTGGATTAGAGAATCTTCTTGTTACCTTTGAGGAATTAAAAAATAAAAAAATTGATATTGTGAAGACAAATAGAGGAGGAAATATTACATTTCATGGACCAGGACAAATTGTTGTATATCCTATATTGAATATAAGTGGATATCATAAGGATGTTCACTGGTATGTAAGCTTATTAGAAAATGTGGTTATTAATATATTGTCAGAGTATAATATTAGAGGTTATAAAAAGCCTGAATATAGGGGTGTATGGGTAGACGAAAAAAAGATTTCAGCAGTTGGAGTTCATTTAAAAAAGTGGATCTCAACTCATGGATTATCTTTAAATGTTAATGTAGATAAATCATATTTTAGTATGATTAATCCCTGTGGGATAACAGAATTTGGGGTTGCATCAATGGAAGATTATCAAGATAATGTAAAAATAGATGATGTTAAGTATAAGCTGATTGAAAACTTTCAAAAACTACTTAAAATTAATTTAATTAATGAAAGTTTATAG
- a CDS encoding MFS transporter, with product MEITRSKKAFWILSILSIGFLVMATGATSPALASIAEAYPNIPFSIIVLIATIPVLLLVPFSLISGKLAGTIVSFKNLTIIGVTLFLIGGVGPYFFNNFTLILIMRGIFGAGLGIISPLGNALILNLFEAKEAENLMGMGVVVGNIGGIAFQLLGGIFCAINWRFTFLTYLLGAVPLIIVILFFPKLPLTAKAGNIKVKVPAIAYIWSTIYAILMLLVYPMLTGMSSLVLSNHYGTSAGAGIALTMFTIGGMIAGAVFGIVFRKLARFTIPVGVILTTIGFIFFVYGTNLTFFIIGATIVGIGFNLTGTAIMMRVGRSVPSEQTAFAMSIVMAFMSLGGFISGFVFAFIEKTFSITSLRFPFMLSLLCFAAYVVIDLIIILKSSKSQNLSS from the coding sequence ATGGAAATTACAAGAAGTAAGAAAGCATTTTGGATACTATCAATATTATCTATTGGATTTTTAGTAATGGCAACTGGTGCTACCTCTCCTGCTCTTGCAAGCATAGCTGAAGCTTATCCCAATATACCTTTCAGTATAATCGTACTTATTGCCACCATACCAGTTTTGCTTCTGGTACCATTTTCATTAATATCAGGAAAACTAGCTGGTACAATTGTAAGCTTCAAAAATCTAACTATTATTGGAGTAACTCTATTTTTAATAGGTGGGGTTGGCCCTTATTTTTTTAACAACTTCACCTTAATTCTCATAATGAGGGGTATTTTTGGAGCTGGTCTTGGAATAATATCCCCTCTTGGAAACGCCCTTATATTAAATCTTTTTGAAGCTAAGGAAGCAGAAAATCTTATGGGTATGGGAGTTGTTGTTGGAAATATTGGCGGAATAGCATTTCAGCTTCTTGGTGGTATATTTTGTGCAATTAACTGGCGATTTACTTTCCTAACATACCTTTTAGGTGCAGTACCACTAATTATAGTTATATTATTTTTTCCTAAGCTTCCTTTGACTGCAAAGGCTGGTAACATTAAAGTTAAAGTACCAGCAATTGCATATATCTGGTCAACTATATATGCAATTTTAATGCTGCTAGTATATCCAATGCTTACAGGAATGTCATCCTTAGTACTTTCAAATCATTATGGAACCTCAGCTGGAGCTGGAATTGCACTTACTATGTTCACTATTGGTGGAATGATAGCAGGCGCTGTCTTTGGTATTGTTTTTCGTAAGCTTGCCAGGTTTACAATTCCTGTTGGTGTTATATTAACAACCATAGGATTCATATTCTTTGTATATGGAACTAATTTAACTTTTTTTATAATAGGAGCAACTATAGTTGGTATAGGCTTTAATCTTACTGGTACAGCTATTATGATGCGTGTAGGAAGATCTGTTCCATCAGAACAAACTGCTTTTGCAATGTCCATAGTCATGGCATTTATGAGTCTAGGAGGCTTTATTTCAGGTTTTGTATTTGCATTTATTGAAAAAACATTTAGCATCACATCCTTAAGATTCCCATTTATGCTATCACTTTTATGTTTTGCTGCTTATGTAGTTATTGACTTAATAATAATTTTAAAATCTTCAAAATCCCAAAATCTATCATCTTAA
- the lpdA gene encoding dihydrolipoyl dehydrogenase: MAKIVVMPKLGLTMTEGTLVTWKKSEGEEVKVGEILFEVSTDKLTNEVEASDEGIVRKLLANEGDVVECLKPVAIIGGADEDISSLLNGSSEESESAEQSDTKTLKKEVEAAKGGDNLVVIGGGPGGYVAAIRAAQLGAKVTLIEKQSLGGTCLNVGCIPTKVLLHSSQLLTEIKEGNKLGIDIEGSIAIDWKRVQKRKKVVIKKLVSGVSGLLASNKVKVIKGTAKFQSKDTILVTKEDGLIEKVNFDNAIIASGSVPFIPPIEGNNLSGVVDSTGTLILENIPKSLVIIGGGVIGVEFASIFNSVGCKVTIIEMLPYILPPIDREISEMIKAKLIKDGINIYNNCKVTKIEEGADELKVSIIADKGEESINTEKVLVAVGRRPNIEGLGVENIGVKTEKGSILVNDKMETNTKGIYAIGDCNGKIMLAHVASDQGVVAAGNIMGQNIKMDYKTVPSCVYTKPEVASVGITEEQAKEKGIDYKVGKFQLAANGKSLVMNETEGVIKIITDKKYEEVLGVHILGPRATDLITEAALALRLEATLEEIITTVHAHPTVGEAMKEAALAVRKQAIHMINN; this comes from the coding sequence ATGGCAAAGATTGTAGTTATGCCAAAATTAGGGTTGACAATGACAGAAGGTACATTGGTTACCTGGAAAAAGTCTGAAGGAGAGGAAGTTAAAGTTGGAGAGATTTTATTTGAGGTATCAACAGATAAGCTGACTAATGAAGTTGAAGCAAGTGATGAAGGAATAGTAAGAAAATTGCTTGCAAATGAAGGAGATGTTGTTGAGTGCTTAAAGCCAGTTGCAATTATTGGTGGTGCTGATGAGGATATATCTTCTTTATTAAATGGTTCATCTGAAGAAAGTGAATCGGCAGAGCAAAGTGATACAAAAACACTTAAAAAAGAAGTTGAAGCTGCTAAAGGTGGAGATAATTTAGTGGTTATAGGCGGAGGTCCAGGTGGATACGTTGCAGCTATCCGTGCTGCTCAATTAGGAGCAAAAGTTACATTAATTGAAAAACAATCTCTTGGAGGAACTTGCTTAAATGTAGGCTGCATACCTACTAAAGTTTTATTACATTCTTCACAGCTGCTTACAGAAATAAAAGAAGGAAATAAACTTGGAATTGATATTGAAGGAAGTATAGCAATTGATTGGAAGCGTGTTCAGAAAAGAAAAAAAGTCGTAATAAAAAAATTAGTTTCAGGGGTTTCAGGATTACTAGCTTCTAATAAAGTTAAAGTAATTAAAGGAACTGCAAAATTTCAATCAAAGGATACTATTTTAGTTACAAAAGAAGATGGATTAATAGAGAAAGTCAATTTTGACAATGCTATAATTGCATCAGGTTCAGTGCCATTTATACCACCTATAGAAGGAAATAATTTGTCAGGAGTAGTTGATAGTACAGGAACCTTAATTTTAGAAAATATTCCCAAGAGTCTTGTAATTATTGGTGGAGGTGTAATAGGTGTAGAGTTTGCAAGCATTTTTAATTCTGTAGGTTGTAAAGTAACTATTATTGAAATGCTTCCATATATTTTACCACCAATAGACAGGGAAATTTCAGAAATGATTAAGGCAAAACTAATTAAAGATGGAATCAATATTTATAATAATTGTAAGGTTACTAAAATTGAAGAAGGTGCAGATGAATTAAAGGTTTCAATTATAGCTGATAAAGGTGAAGAAAGTATAAATACTGAAAAAGTGCTTGTTGCAGTGGGACGACGTCCTAATATTGAAGGTTTAGGTGTTGAAAATATTGGTGTAAAAACTGAAAAAGGGTCTATTTTAGTAAATGATAAAATGGAAACTAATACTAAAGGCATTTATGCAATAGGCGATTGTAATGGTAAGATTATGCTTGCACATGTAGCTTCAGATCAAGGGGTTGTGGCTGCAGGGAATATAATGGGTCAAAATATAAAGATGGATTATAAAACTGTACCCTCCTGTGTGTATACTAAACCAGAGGTAGCTTCTGTAGGTATAACTGAAGAACAGGCAAAAGAAAAGGGAATTGATTATAAAGTAGGTAAATTTCAATTGGCGGCTAATGGAAAATCCCTTGTAATGAATGAAACAGAAGGAGTTATTAAAATCATCACAGACAAAAAGTACGAGGAGGTTTTAGGAGTTCATATACTTGGACCTAGAGCTACAGATTTGATAACGGAAGCAGCCTTAGCTTTAAGATTGGAAGCTACTTTGGAAGAAATAATTACCACAGTACATGCTCATCCAACTGTAGGAGAAGCAATGAAGGAAGCAGCTCTTGCAGTAAGAAAGCAAGCTATTCATATGATAAACAATTAA
- a CDS encoding class I SAM-dependent methyltransferase gives MNDLKKVINEITEEELIKVVISNKINKDVKYNKITFALKENKGKQYYQIEKFTDKQVFHENIDMDMLEEKLIECVQDNYRQLSAWSSMHTFDLKISKKGKVFLGKKKEENTKALNKSHNKEKNYILKEGMLIEPFIDLGIFTKEGKIVNSKYDKYKQINRFIEIIDDEIKKNDFKELTILDFGCGKSYLTFILYYYFVEIKKINVNIIGLDLKEDVIKKCNEIAKKYNYENLHFEIGDINGFKYNNKVDMVITLHACDTATDYALYNAIKWNTKMIFSVPCCQHELNSQMKAETLSILTRYGIVQERVAALMTDAVRANLLECLGYKTQLLEFIDIAHSPKNILIRAVKGNVSEEKRSKALDEVKNLIKQFSFDPTLFKLLMKDNLLEI, from the coding sequence ATGAATGATTTAAAAAAAGTGATTAATGAAATAACAGAAGAAGAGCTTATAAAGGTAGTTATAAGTAATAAAATCAATAAAGATGTTAAATACAATAAAATAACTTTTGCCTTAAAAGAAAACAAGGGAAAACAATATTATCAAATAGAAAAGTTTACTGATAAGCAGGTTTTTCATGAAAATATTGATATGGATATGTTAGAAGAAAAATTGATAGAGTGTGTGCAAGATAATTATAGACAGCTTTCTGCTTGGTCCAGCATGCATACCTTTGATTTGAAAATATCTAAGAAGGGTAAAGTATTTTTAGGTAAAAAGAAAGAAGAAAATACAAAAGCATTAAATAAAAGTCATAACAAAGAGAAAAATTATATTTTAAAAGAGGGTATGCTTATAGAACCTTTTATTGATTTGGGGATTTTTACAAAGGAAGGTAAAATAGTTAACTCAAAATATGATAAGTATAAACAAATAAACAGATTTATAGAAATTATTGATGATGAAATTAAGAAAAATGATTTTAAAGAACTTACAATATTGGATTTTGGATGTGGGAAATCCTATTTAACCTTTATACTATATTATTATTTTGTTGAAATTAAAAAAATAAATGTAAATATTATAGGATTGGATCTTAAAGAGGATGTCATTAAAAAGTGTAATGAAATAGCTAAAAAATATAACTATGAAAATTTACACTTTGAAATTGGAGATATAAATGGATTCAAGTATAATAACAAGGTTGATATGGTAATTACATTACATGCTTGTGATACAGCAACGGATTATGCTCTGTATAATGCTATAAAGTGGAATACTAAAATGATTTTCTCTGTTCCTTGTTGTCAGCATGAGCTCAACAGCCAAATGAAAGCAGAAACATTATCTATACTCACAAGGTACGGCATAGTACAGGAAAGAGTTGCAGCACTTATGACCGATGCTGTTAGAGCCAATTTATTAGAATGCTTGGGTTATAAAACTCAGCTTTTGGAGTTCATAGACATAGCCCATTCACCTAAAAATATATTGATTAGAGCAGTAAAAGGAAATGTGTCTGAGGAGAAGAGATCTAAGGCTTTGGATGAAGTGAAAAATTTAATTAAACAGTTTAGTTTTGATCCAACACTGTTTAAATTATTGATGAAAGATAACTTACTTGAAATATAG
- a CDS encoding EamA family transporter: MINLFWPIIIVVIANTLYNISAKLVPVHVHPLASLSITYCTAALLSIMLFFITSENKNVIAEIQKANWTAVVLGFSIVGLEFGYIYIYRVGWNVSTGSLVANISLACVLLIVGVVIYKENISLHQIFGMVLCMIGLLLVTK, from the coding sequence ATGATTAATTTATTTTGGCCTATTATTATTGTTGTAATAGCAAATACTCTGTATAATATCAGTGCGAAACTAGTACCTGTTCATGTACATCCTTTAGCATCGCTTTCTATAACATATTGTACTGCAGCTTTATTATCTATAATGTTATTTTTTATTACAAGTGAGAACAAAAATGTAATTGCTGAAATTCAAAAAGCAAATTGGACTGCTGTAGTTTTGGGTTTTTCAATTGTGGGACTTGAATTTGGGTATATTTATATTTACAGAGTTGGTTGGAATGTTAGTACAGGTTCACTTGTAGCAAATATCAGCTTAGCCTGTGTTTTATTGATTGTTGGTGTTGTTATATATAAAGAGAATATTTCATTGCATCAAATTTTTGGAATGGTTTTATGTATGATTGGTCTTTTGTTAGTAACTAAATAG
- the lipA gene encoding lipoyl synthase → MGVAVKKPEWLKKRISYGKIDKTEKLLRGLELNTVCEGAQCPNINECFGHKITTFMILGNICTRGCRFCAVQKGIAQKLDPNEPMNVAKASKALGLRHVVITSVTRDDLPDGGAEHYFKTVKAIKKLNPSVTIELLIPDLKGNWEALKRILDAKPDILNHNLETVASLYKTVRPQAQYERSLELLRKAKEIDSKIYTKSGIMVGLGEKVQEVNALMDDLRTVKCDIITIGQYLRPSEEHLEVVKYVHPNDFEAYKTTALQKGFKYASAEVFVRSSYNAVAAMDNMFEA, encoded by the coding sequence ATGGGAGTGGCTGTAAAAAAACCAGAGTGGCTTAAAAAAAGAATTTCTTATGGAAAGATTGATAAAACAGAAAAACTTTTGAGAGGCTTAGAACTTAATACAGTATGTGAAGGAGCACAATGTCCTAATATAAATGAATGTTTTGGGCATAAAATAACAACTTTTATGATTTTAGGCAATATCTGTACAAGAGGATGTCGCTTTTGTGCTGTTCAAAAGGGGATAGCACAAAAATTAGACCCTAATGAGCCAATGAATGTTGCTAAGGCTAGCAAAGCATTGGGCTTAAGACATGTTGTAATTACTTCTGTAACAAGAGATGATCTGCCAGATGGTGGTGCTGAGCACTATTTTAAAACAGTTAAAGCAATAAAGAAATTAAATCCTTCTGTGACCATTGAACTTTTAATACCTGATTTAAAAGGTAATTGGGAAGCCTTAAAAAGAATTTTAGATGCTAAACCTGATATTTTAAATCACAATCTTGAAACAGTAGCATCCTTATATAAAACTGTTAGACCTCAGGCACAATATGAACGTTCTTTAGAACTTTTAAGAAAAGCTAAGGAAATAGATTCAAAAATATATACGAAATCTGGAATTATGGTAGGGCTAGGAGAAAAAGTTCAGGAAGTTAATGCTTTGATGGACGATTTAAGAACTGTCAAATGTGATATTATTACTATAGGCCAATATCTTAGGCCATCAGAGGAACATCTTGAAGTAGTTAAATATGTTCATCCAAATGACTTTGAAGCATATAAAACTACTGCTTTACAAAAAGGTTTTAAATATGCTTCTGCAGAGGTTTTTGTTAGGAGTTCCTATAATGCAGTAGCCGCAATGGATAATATGTTTGAAGCATGA
- a CDS encoding GDSL-type esterase/lipase family protein gives MKLVCIGDSLTYGYGVKVKERWTNIVREKLDIELINKGICGDTTMGLLSRLYKDVIFEKATHAVIMVGTNDFLWQVPIEQVKANIATILFHLLHYNIVPIIGIPIPVYVDSVKENWSFIDGFTAINYLIVEYGQWIKKFSSHYNIRIIDLYSPFYRNIKGIQSRYYIDGIHLNKLGNEKMAEEISTVIQEYIKK, from the coding sequence ATGAAACTAGTTTGTATTGGAGATAGTTTAACCTATGGATATGGAGTTAAAGTTAAGGAAAGATGGACAAATATAGTTAGAGAAAAATTAGATATTGAGCTAATTAATAAGGGGATATGCGGAGATACAACAATGGGATTATTAAGTAGATTATACAAAGATGTAATCTTTGAAAAAGCCACGCATGCTGTAATTATGGTAGGAACTAATGATTTTTTATGGCAAGTTCCAATAGAACAGGTTAAAGCAAATATAGCTACAATTTTATTTCATTTATTACATTATAACATAGTCCCTATAATTGGAATTCCTATACCTGTGTATGTTGACTCTGTAAAGGAAAACTGGAGTTTTATAGATGGCTTTACAGCAATAAACTATCTTATTGTAGAGTATGGGCAGTGGATAAAGAAATTTTCAAGCCATTATAATATTAGAATAATAGATTTATACTCACCTTTTTATAGAAACATCAAAGGTATACAATCACGGTATTATATAGATGGTATACATTTGAATAAATTAGGCAATGAGAAGATGGCTGAAGAAATATCAACTGTTATTCAAGAATATATAAAAAAATGA
- a CDS encoding uroporphyrinogen decarboxylase family protein gives MKTGKELYDEHLNRLKAVIAMKKTDRVPIIFNADAFCTKVGGGKLSDLVTDVVYGNLELLKGMQAIGDIDCIEIPGTYPPSMGAFFLSKIKVPGRELPDNMIWQIDEKSYMTVDDYDTIIDKGWNYFFLDYAKKHIPEGLEEVAYFDKFTKQIEQNFVDAGIVPLCNGRVMSGSPFGALCPARGISKFLMDLHRIPNKVQAAMDVMAEESEKVLREQIRSAKPFAVFIGGAREAGDFLSLKAFERFSWQYTKRLIDIIVEEGSIAYLHLDMCWDRFIDYLLDLPKGKCIFSPDSTTDIFEAGEVLKGHMCFMGDVSPSLLTLGTPDEVYAYSRRLIDEFAPQGLIMSSGCSIPANAKVENVKAMVAAALEG, from the coding sequence ATGAAAACAGGAAAAGAATTATATGATGAGCATCTTAACAGACTTAAAGCTGTAATAGCTATGAAAAAGACAGACAGAGTACCAATTATATTTAATGCAGATGCTTTTTGCACCAAAGTTGGTGGTGGAAAGCTATCTGATCTTGTTACTGATGTAGTATATGGCAATCTGGAACTATTAAAAGGTATGCAGGCAATTGGAGACATTGACTGTATAGAAATACCAGGAACTTATCCTCCATCAATGGGTGCATTTTTTCTTTCTAAAATTAAAGTACCTGGAAGAGAATTGCCTGATAATATGATCTGGCAAATTGATGAAAAATCTTATATGACTGTAGATGACTATGATACTATAATTGACAAAGGCTGGAATTATTTTTTCTTGGATTATGCAAAAAAACATATACCTGAAGGTCTTGAAGAAGTAGCTTATTTCGATAAATTTACTAAACAAATAGAACAAAATTTTGTTGACGCAGGAATTGTACCATTATGTAACGGCCGTGTAATGTCTGGCTCACCATTTGGTGCTTTGTGTCCTGCTCGTGGAATATCCAAATTTCTTATGGACTTGCATAGGATTCCTAATAAGGTTCAAGCAGCTATGGATGTTATGGCAGAAGAAAGTGAAAAAGTATTAAGAGAGCAAATTCGCTCTGCAAAGCCCTTTGCTGTATTTATAGGAGGCGCAAGAGAAGCAGGTGATTTTCTATCCTTAAAAGCATTTGAAAGATTTTCATGGCAATACACAAAAAGACTTATAGACATAATTGTAGAAGAAGGTTCTATTGCTTATCTTCATTTAGACATGTGCTGGGACAGATTTATAGATTATCTTCTTGATTTGCCTAAAGGAAAATGTATATTCTCACCAGATAGTACAACTGATATTTTCGAAGCAGGTGAAGTATTAAAAGGACATATGTGCTTCATGGGCGATGTTTCTCCTTCTCTTTTGACTTTAGGTACTCCAGATGAAGTGTACGCATATTCTAGAAGATTGATTGACGAATTCGCACCACAGGGACTTATTATGTCATCAGGCTGCAGTATACCAGCAAATGCTAAAGTCGAAAATGTGAAGGCAATGGTAGCAGCTGCTCTTGAAGGCTAA
- a CDS encoding dihydrolipoamide acetyltransferase family protein — MAKVVVMPKLGLTMTEGTLVTWNKAEGDEVKAGEILFEVSTDKLTNEVEASDGGIVRKLLVDEGDVIECLKPVAIIGSADEDIALVLKDLAASDGSEEQSDKKIYEEEVQVDKVIEKKEGRIKISPAAKKLASENNIDITLIEGEGPQGRIIIKDVEKYMENSKNKVKASPMANKIAEESNIDLSKIKKDERIMKEDVLSLCKNNEISEVNYIEKRVPMSQMRKIIAVRMHESWVTAPTVTYDMKVDMTNLKRLKDVLKDVCKITYTDLLVKIVSKVLLQFPLLNCSINGNELITRNYVNMGMAVALDEGLVVPVIKYANEKSLEEISTEVKDLAKKAKSNQLKPENMTGGTFTITNLGMFGIEYFSPIINQPEVAILGVNKITETPVVQNGEIVIKPLMNLSLTADHRAVDGSVAAQFLSKVKEYIEKPELLML; from the coding sequence ATGGCAAAGGTTGTGGTTATGCCGAAGCTGGGATTGACAATGACAGAAGGTACATTGGTAACCTGGAATAAGGCAGAAGGAGATGAAGTTAAAGCTGGAGAAATTTTATTTGAGGTATCAACAGATAAGTTGACTAACGAGGTTGAAGCAAGTGATGGAGGTATAGTAAGAAAATTACTTGTAGATGAAGGAGATGTAATTGAATGCTTAAAGCCAGTTGCAATTATTGGCAGTGCTGATGAAGATATAGCTTTAGTATTGAAAGATTTAGCTGCAAGTGACGGATCAGAGGAGCAAAGTGATAAAAAAATCTATGAAGAAGAAGTTCAAGTAGACAAAGTTATAGAGAAAAAGGAAGGAAGAATAAAGATCTCACCAGCTGCAAAGAAGCTAGCTTCAGAAAATAATATAGATATCACATTAATTGAAGGTGAAGGTCCACAAGGAAGAATAATAATTAAAGATGTAGAGAAATACATGGAAAACAGTAAAAATAAAGTAAAGGCATCTCCAATGGCTAATAAAATAGCAGAAGAATCAAATATTGATTTATCAAAAATTAAAAAAGATGAAAGAATAATGAAGGAGGATGTGTTATCTCTTTGTAAGAATAATGAAATTTCAGAAGTTAATTATATTGAAAAGAGAGTTCCAATGTCTCAAATGAGAAAGATTATTGCTGTAAGAATGCATGAAAGCTGGGTTACTGCTCCAACAGTAACATATGATATGAAGGTTGATATGACTAACTTAAAGAGACTTAAGGATGTACTCAAAGATGTGTGTAAAATAACCTATACAGATTTGCTTGTGAAAATAGTTTCAAAAGTATTACTTCAATTTCCTCTTCTTAACTGTTCAATCAATGGAAATGAATTAATTACTAGAAATTATGTTAATATGGGCATGGCAGTTGCTTTAGATGAAGGCCTAGTAGTGCCAGTTATTAAGTATGCAAATGAAAAGAGTTTAGAAGAAATATCTACTGAGGTCAAAGATCTAGCTAAAAAAGCAAAAAGCAATCAACTTAAACCTGAGAATATGACTGGTGGTACATTTACAATAACTAACCTCGGAATGTTTGGAATAGAGTATTTTTCACCAATTATAAATCAACCTGAAGTAGCTATTTTAGGAGTAAATAAAATTACAGAGACTCCAGTTGTACAAAATGGTGAAATAGTAATAAAACCACTTATGAATTTATCCCTTACTGCGGATCATAGGGCAGTTGATGGTTCTGTTGCTGCTCAATTTTTGTCAAAGGTAAAAGAATATATAGAAAAGCCAGAATTATTGATGTTATAG
- a CDS encoding LL-diaminopimelate aminotransferase, protein MCKVNDNYLKLQGRYLFSSIGKKVDKFKENNPDKKVISLGIGDVTQPLAPVIIDTLHNSVDEMGHRDTFKGYAPDLGYEFLRSAIIKGDYKSRGVDISIDEVFINDGINSDAGNIQELFSVDNKVAVCDPVYPVYVDSNVMAGRAGTYDKDTQRWSNVIYMPCTPDNNFVPDIPKEIPDIIYLCFPNNPTGTTITKDKLQVWVDYANKVKAVIIYDAAYEAYISEDNVAHTIYECEGAKKCAIELKSFSKSSGFTGLRLGYTVVPKELKCSGVSLNPLWSRHYGTKYNGTPYIVQRAGEAVYSEIGRRQIKKQIDYYKNNAKVMLEGLKKAGYSVYGGVNAPYIWLKTPNNMTSWEFFYYLLEKANIVGTPGSGFGPVGEGYFRLTAFGTYENTLEAIERIKKL, encoded by the coding sequence ATGTGTAAAGTAAATGATAATTATTTGAAGCTGCAAGGAAGATATTTATTTTCATCTATAGGAAAAAAAGTAGATAAATTTAAGGAGAATAATCCTGATAAAAAGGTTATTTCTTTGGGAATTGGTGATGTAACTCAACCACTGGCACCAGTTATTATAGACACATTGCATAATTCAGTTGATGAAATGGGACATAGAGATACTTTTAAAGGATATGCACCAGATTTAGGTTATGAATTCTTAAGAAGTGCAATTATAAAAGGTGACTATAAATCCCGTGGGGTTGACATTTCAATAGATGAGGTATTCATAAATGATGGAATAAATAGTGATGCAGGTAATATTCAAGAATTATTTAGTGTAGATAATAAAGTTGCTGTTTGTGATCCTGTATACCCTGTATATGTTGATTCAAATGTAATGGCTGGAAGGGCAGGAACATATGATAAGGATACGCAAAGGTGGAGTAATGTCATATATATGCCATGCACTCCAGATAATAATTTTGTACCAGATATTCCAAAGGAGATACCAGATATAATATATCTTTGTTTTCCTAACAACCCAACAGGAACAACAATTACAAAGGATAAGCTTCAAGTTTGGGTTGACTATGCAAACAAAGTAAAAGCAGTTATTATATATGATGCTGCCTATGAAGCATATATATCAGAAGATAATGTAGCTCATACAATTTATGAGTGCGAAGGTGCAAAAAAATGTGCTATTGAGCTTAAGAGTTTTTCAAAGAGTTCTGGATTTACAGGATTGAGGCTTGGATATACAGTTGTTCCAAAGGAACTTAAATGTTCAGGGGTTTCTTTAAATCCACTTTGGTCTAGACATTATGGAACAAAATACAATGGTACACCATATATAGTTCAAAGAGCAGGAGAAGCTGTTTATTCTGAAATTGGAAGACGACAGATAAAAAAGCAGATCGATTATTATAAGAATAATGCAAAAGTTATGCTGGAAGGATTGAAAAAAGCAGGTTATTCTGTGTATGGAGGTGTAAATGCACCATATATATGGTTAAAGACACCAAATAATATGACTTCATGGGAGTTCTTTTATTACTTATTAGAAAAAGCAAATATTGTAGGTACACCAGGAAGCGGCTTTGGACCAGTGGGAGAAGGATACTTTAGACTTACAGCTTTTGGAACTTATGAAAATACATTAGAAGCAATTGAGAGAATTAAGAAACTCTAG